The window CAAATTATAAAAAGATTTCGCAAGATTATGTCAGTTTATAGGTATGCAGGCTCAATTTTTAGGCTCAAAGGACATTTATTAGATGCAAAaacattatattaatttaatgaaaaaacttgtgtgagacggtctcacgggtcgtatttgtgagacggatatcttatttaggtcatccatgaaaaagtattattttttatgctaagagtattactttttattgtgaatatgggtagtgttgactcgtctcacagattaagatccgtgagacccaCTCTAATTTAATATAGTTTAAAATGTAAAGCAATTATAAAATCATGGAGTTAAGAACTTATATCGGTTCGGTTTCGTTAAAATCGAACATGTACTTTCCATAAATCCACAGCCAATTAGTTATTGATTTTGGTTCGATTTGAACTATTGAAGTTTAAAAccattaatattttctttaaataattttcaaaatcaagaCAGAGCTaaatgataaccaaaataaaaacTTGTACATGCACACAAACACGTggttataattttatttcattagaATAATTCATATTTTTGTCTATAAGTTTTAGATAAAAAATcgaattaaatcatatatttttggttttatcaaaccattaaatttttataactaACCATGAATTTCGATTTGGTTTGATTTGGATGACTACTTATGagcttcaaatttcaaaaagaaTTGGTGTATTAAATCTATTAATTTGGAAAATATAACAGTTGACACTCGGTAGAAGTTgagtaaatattttatttgatcgtaaaataaaattcatattattTTCGATAGCTCATCATATAAGAACTCTAAAGTTAAGCTTGCTTGACTTTagacaattctgggatgggtcaCCCCCAGGAAAATtttctagggtgcgtgtgagtgagatAATAAGCAAGCTGGAAAGACTCGTTTTGATACTGTGTGGACATTCGTCGAATCCGAAGCGTTACATATCTAAGAAAAACACTctaaattaacaaaaattattaaagatttttgtttaatttgctTCAATTGCATCCAAAACTTAAGCCAAAGCATTTTTTTGGGTTTACTTGGTTTTAATATCAATTCAAATTGTGATTGTCTAAAACGGATTCAAACAATAaggtttgatttgattttaaaattggatTCGGGCTGTTTCAGTTTCCGAAGGCCTCTAACTATCATGTTATTTATCTAAATCCAATCAATGTATAAATAACTAATACATTAGATattgacaaaaatttgtattatacggtctcacggatcgtattttgtgagacagatctcttatttgagtcatctatgaaaaaatattatattttatgctaagagtattactttttattgtaaatatcggtaaggttgacccgtgtcacatataaagatttgtgagaccgtcacataagagacctacttttAAATATTATAGATTTCAAATAGTGACATTTAactttgacaaaaacttgtttgagacggtctcacgggtcgtattttgtgagacatatatcttgcttggatcatcaatgaaaaatattactttttatgctaagagtattactttttattatgaatatcgataggattgacccgtctcacaggtaaagattcgtgaaaccgtatCACAAGAACCCTACTGCATAGAACTATAATGAAGAAAGAGAATTTCgagaaaatgaattaaataaggctaatattatattatattcctCAACCAATGGTTACAATCTATATTTTCTAAGATTTTACTTTATATCCAGTcaaaaaacaaacaataaaattGATAAAGTTATTGAGTCCATACGTGTGATGAGgaaaaagaacaaataaaaaggCTCCACTAGCACCTTTTCACAAGGATCATAAATTCGATGGGCCAACACCAACATCCACCACCAAAAAAGAAACGTTATAGGAGTGGGGACTTACAGGAAAAAAGAAAGATCAAGATTCTAACATGTTCGATTCCGGTTTTTAACCGATTCGGTTCGGAATTAACGGATCCGGTTCTCGATGGTTTCAGCTCAATCATAATTTGAACTATAGGCTCAAAAAGTGAATATCAAGCATGTGGTGTTTTGTCACAAATAATCAAAGTTTCATGGGCATGTATGTCATACTAAGTCTCTACATGAATTCGCTCGCAATGTTCTTGTTAATGATAAACTAGAAATTATCTCAACATGGCCTGAATCTAATGGTTTGCTAAGCGACATTGATGAAATTTTGGGATGAACTATTTCACATCCATTCTCATTGTGTAAAACGATTCGTCACTATCGTTTCCAACCATTCGATGTGTGATAGGGGCAAGAAGCCAAGAAGTAAGGGTGGTCGTCGTTGCATACAGACAGAACCATCACACACACATGCAACCTACAGGCATGGTCTATTGCCGCAGATTACAACCATACAAACGTTCATTGGCACTGGGAAGAAAAGGACGCATACTGGGGCTTCGAAGGCGTAGTTCAACATGCTAATGTTATATGTATTAATTGAATTTCAAGAAATCTGAGATAATGCAGAGTCTTTGCACTAAAAAATCGAGTGAGCCAGCTGCTAAAACATGAAGCTTCCCAAAAAATACAAGACAAAAAACTAATAATGGTCATGGTTTGACGCCTATACCATCTTCTCAAAACTTCGACCATCAACCGTAACATATTTATCAATAACAAGTTTCAAGTGACTCCCTATCTAGAACAAAACAAAACTCACTGACTTGGATACTCAATTATTGAGCAGCACGATTAAGTTTGAAAGAATTGTCATTGTTTTCTGCTAAATTTTGATTACATTATCTAAACACAACACAACCTTGAGAAGATTATACCTGTTTTTGCCATTTCAACACCGTCGATTGCCACATAATTGGAAAACCTTGAATCTTGGTGTATTTGTGTTCAACCCGTCCATATGTTTCAACTACTGTGCCACATACAAGTGCACAACATTGCTTTGCGCACGAATCTCATTCTACATGTTCTATACTGGAACACAATTCGAATATCTACTCAATGCAGTAAATCACAAACATACAGAATCCTGTAGCAGGAGATAAACATTCCAGCAAGATACTAGACTAACTGTTGTACTTCTGATGCCCAATATGCATCCAAACTCATGGTTTGAAAATTGAAACAATCAGATCTCGTAAAACTTCAGTGAATCTCGTTTGTTGAAACATAGTTTCTGGTTTCAATCACGTTTACCAAGTGGCAGTAGTGCGGCCAACACAACTTCACTAATTCATTATGCTAATGGAAAACAATCAAGAACCTCAAATAACCAGAAACAGGCtttcttttctgttttttcCTGTTCGACCCCGAAAGCTTCGATATTGAGTTTTTTTTCTAACATGTCTGATATTTCAACAACTCGAATATATTACGTAATTTCTAAAAGATAAAGACTCCGACAAATACGAAGAAAAGATAGATGAATATTGATTTTACTGTACAAAAACAAGCCTCCCACCTCCAATATCCCCGCGGCCATCTTCTTCGTCGTCCTCTGCCCCTTTCGGAACCGTCACCACCAGCTCACGGCCGTCATAAGCGGCTGAGACCAGCTCCGGCCGGGTCGAAGCGGGGAGCCGGAACCGCCACAAATCGAGCTCCAACTCAGTGCCCGACAAGTCAACGACGCCGTTACCCCTTATAACAATCTTAGTGACTCCAGGGCAGATCTCAACGGCATCGGCCCTGATGTCACCGCTGATGTCATCCGTGGCGGCGGTGAATCGGAGGGCCTCGGCGGTTTCGTCGATCGAAACCTCGGCGTCTGGGTGAAACGGCAGCTCCAGAACCTTCTCAAAGATGTGGGGCAGCCGCCGCAGCTTCTTCTGTCGGCAGCTGTTCGCAAGGGCGAGCACTGTTGCAACATCGTATCGCAGTGCGATGTTGTGCTTTCTTGGTACTGGGTGAACCTTCATCGGGGTAAAGATTGTATAGTTTTCAGATTATATACATGCAAACCAAGAAGCTTGGATCTGAAAAAGAAAGCCCAGATAGCcgagattaaattttttttcagagAAAATCAAGAATTTAGTAGATTATCGAGAAACCCAAGAAACAATTTGAAAAAAGataagatttttttaattttttctacaGATAAGAAGAAGCAAAGGGAGTTTGGGGTAGAACTCTAGAGAAGagagattaaaaaaaacagtGGGGCACTAACTGATTGAGAGATTCGCAATATTCACATAGCACTTGTTTTGTGACGATTTTATGCACACGCACTCAATTTCATCTTATTTTTCCtcttactaaaaaaaataattcacttttttgttataattttatatacttAAAATTATAATCAATTCATATAATTGCCATCGAAATCAATTTCCTCTAATATTGAAAAAGTGATTGAGACTTGAATAATTGAATAGGTTTGAGCATGACTTAGCTTGGTACGATTGTATGGAAGATGGACTCACCATCACTCACTCGATACATCCAACAAAAATATTTGTCCAAGTTTGATTCTTAGTTTTTAGCTGTTTTCTAAGGTAATTTagcaatttatttatatatataagttcAAGAAAATTATACACATACAATGACATCAGAATTGTGATTTGTGATAAATAAacgaaataattttaatattccaCAATTTTATCAAAACAGAG of the Primulina huaijiensis isolate GDHJ02 chromosome 1, ASM1229523v2, whole genome shotgun sequence genome contains:
- the LOC140989877 gene encoding uncharacterized protein, which produces MKVHPVPRKHNIALRYDVATVLALANSCRQKKLRRLPHIFEKVLELPFHPDAEVSIDETAEALRFTAATDDISGDIRADAVEICPGVTKIVIRGNGVVDLSGTELELDLWRFRLPASTRPELVSAAYDGRELVVTVPKGAEDDEEDGRGDIGGGRLVFVQ